One Brassica napus cultivar Da-Ae chromosome C4, Da-Ae, whole genome shotgun sequence genomic region harbors:
- the BNAC04G56340D gene encoding uncharacterized protein BNAC04G56340D isoform X1, whose protein sequence is MKKPTAVTQDEWVTAALTEDSVVVELLLRLKHAGTVESAANIPLLRWGSRKPRSRLGVGAGVGGLLKKETDSARASPMTPLCWSGGSGSGGSSCPSADGFEDASRQSTCSTSTRYGSKALHVTNEISSYKRSKKQKVSTSLSLSFFYLARSLYLMLLGNILQIFLDLKDAENFQLKERLNLQKNIANVQATYEKRSAKNQSLKRMKLEYSDRIKNIPINRSNLDESRKKRRLPFSSSRKPVKNEHSYRTTSETKRPEEKGFFFLPDLNMTPIEEEETLYGTR, encoded by the exons ATGAAGAAACCGACGGCAGTTACGCAAGACGAGTGGGTGACGGCGGCTCTGACGGAAGACTCTGTGGTGGTGGAGCTTCTTCTTCGCCTCAAGCACGCCGGAACGGTAGAGTCCGCCGCGAATATACCTCTGTTACGGTGGGGTTCTCGTAAACCGAGGTCGAGATTAGGCGTCGGCGCTGGCGTTGGAGGCCTTTTAAAGAAGGAAACGGATTCGGCTAGAGCCAGTCCTATGACTCCTCTATGCTGGAGCGGCGGATCTGGTAGCGGCGGCTCTTCTTGTCCCTCCGCCGATGGATTTGAAGACGCTAGTCGTCAATCTACATGCTCTACATCTACCCGATACGGATCTAAG GCGTTACACGTAACAAATGAAATCAGCAGCTACAAGAGAtcaaagaaacaaaaggtatccacttctctctctctctctttcttttatcTCGCACGATCTCTATATCTAATGCTCTTGGGGAATATTCTGCAGATTTTCTTGGACCTTAAAGATGCAGAGAACTTTCAGCTGAAGGAAAGACTTAACCTTCAAAag AATATTGCAAATGTGCAAGCAACATACGAGAAACGAAGTGCCAAGAACCAAAGCTTGAAGAGAATGAAG CTTGAGTACTCAGATCGAATCAAGAATATTCCAATTAACAGATCTAATCTCGACGAGTCCCGGAAAAAGAGGCGGTTACCTTTCTCCAGCTCTCGAAAACCGGTGAAAAACGAACATTCGTACAGAACAACAAGTGAAACCAAGAGACCTGAAGAAAAGGGTTTCTTCTTCCTCCCTGATCTGAACATGACACccatagaggaagaagagaccTTGTACGGGACGCGTTAA
- the BNAC04G56340D gene encoding uncharacterized protein BNAC04G56340D isoform X2 has translation MKKPTAVTQDEWVTAALTEDSVVVELLLRLKHAGTVESAANIPLLRWGSRKPRSRLGVGAGVGGLLKKETDSARASPMTPLCWSGGSGSGGSSCPSADGFEDASRQSTCSTSTRYGSKALHVTNEISSYKRSKKQKIFLDLKDAENFQLKERLNLQKNIANVQATYEKRSAKNQSLKRMKLEYSDRIKNIPINRSNLDESRKKRRLPFSSSRKPVKNEHSYRTTSETKRPEEKGFFFLPDLNMTPIEEEETLYGTR, from the exons ATGAAGAAACCGACGGCAGTTACGCAAGACGAGTGGGTGACGGCGGCTCTGACGGAAGACTCTGTGGTGGTGGAGCTTCTTCTTCGCCTCAAGCACGCCGGAACGGTAGAGTCCGCCGCGAATATACCTCTGTTACGGTGGGGTTCTCGTAAACCGAGGTCGAGATTAGGCGTCGGCGCTGGCGTTGGAGGCCTTTTAAAGAAGGAAACGGATTCGGCTAGAGCCAGTCCTATGACTCCTCTATGCTGGAGCGGCGGATCTGGTAGCGGCGGCTCTTCTTGTCCCTCCGCCGATGGATTTGAAGACGCTAGTCGTCAATCTACATGCTCTACATCTACCCGATACGGATCTAAG GCGTTACACGTAACAAATGAAATCAGCAGCTACAAGAGAtcaaagaaacaaaag ATTTTCTTGGACCTTAAAGATGCAGAGAACTTTCAGCTGAAGGAAAGACTTAACCTTCAAAag AATATTGCAAATGTGCAAGCAACATACGAGAAACGAAGTGCCAAGAACCAAAGCTTGAAGAGAATGAAG CTTGAGTACTCAGATCGAATCAAGAATATTCCAATTAACAGATCTAATCTCGACGAGTCCCGGAAAAAGAGGCGGTTACCTTTCTCCAGCTCTCGAAAACCGGTGAAAAACGAACATTCGTACAGAACAACAAGTGAAACCAAGAGACCTGAAGAAAAGGGTTTCTTCTTCCTCCCTGATCTGAACATGACACccatagaggaagaagagaccTTGTACGGGACGCGTTAA